One window from the genome of Vibrio vulnificus NBRC 15645 = ATCC 27562 encodes:
- the udp gene encoding uridine phosphorylase, whose translation MSQAVFHLGVTEADLNGATLAIIPGDPARVQKIAEEMENPVFLASHREYTLYRAELDGKPVVVCSTGIGGPSTSIAVEELAQLGVRTFLRVGTTGAIQPHVNVGDMIVTTGSVRLDGASLHFAPMEFPAVADFDVATAMKAAAQESGATVHTGVTASSDTFYPGQERYDTFTGRVVSRFQGSMKEWQEMGVLNFEMESATLLTMCASSGLRAGCVAGVIINRTQKEIPDHATLKETEARSIKVVVESARKML comes from the coding sequence ATGTCTCAAGCTGTTTTCCACTTAGGTGTTACTGAAGCAGATCTTAACGGTGCAACGCTAGCGATCATCCCAGGCGATCCTGCGCGTGTACAAAAAATTGCTGAAGAAATGGAAAACCCAGTATTTCTAGCTAGCCATCGTGAGTACACCTTGTACCGTGCAGAGCTAGATGGCAAACCAGTGGTTGTTTGTTCAACGGGTATCGGCGGTCCTTCTACTTCTATTGCGGTTGAAGAGTTGGCTCAATTGGGTGTGCGTACTTTCCTACGTGTTGGTACAACGGGTGCGATCCAGCCGCATGTTAACGTGGGTGACATGATCGTAACGACAGGTTCTGTTCGTCTTGATGGTGCGAGCTTGCACTTTGCGCCAATGGAGTTCCCAGCAGTGGCTGACTTTGACGTGGCAACGGCAATGAAAGCGGCTGCGCAAGAGAGTGGCGCAACGGTTCACACCGGTGTTACTGCGTCAAGTGATACCTTCTACCCAGGTCAAGAGCGTTACGACACCTTTACTGGTCGCGTAGTGAGCCGTTTCCAAGGTTCGATGAAAGAGTGGCAGGAAATGGGCGTACTGAACTTTGAAATGGAATCAGCGACGTTGTTGACCATGTGTGCAAGCTCTGGCCTACGCGCAGGTTGTGTTGCGGGTGTTATCATCAACCGTACACAAAAAGAGATCCCAGATCACGCAACGCTAAAAGAGACAGAAGCTCGCTCTATCAAAGTGGTTGTTGAGTCTGCACGTAAAATGCTGTAA
- a CDS encoding DUF1887 family protein — MAVHVGIIDQDPVRLVTPLLDLRTVSTHIVFIGDESQRDMYQRLHSVLAQRDITSELFVIPSVVDTRLIKQSIQTLAEDLKSRGEDVKLNASCGLRHRLLSVYEVFRTYHWPIFVVEPNSDKLCWLYPDGREDSQVEDRITVADYLTIFGARGEFNEVELPPQLDQKLHELGERWASHALELGPGLATLNYLATTCRKEQKLDVELSEKQQGYRELNMLLADLVEAQIATYENGILTFANEDARRFSNGEWLETLVHSTVKQIQDDMPTIQDHSLNVQVYRQLGEREVRNELDVASVVNNKLHIIECKTKGMRDDGDDTLYKLESLRDLLGGLQARAMLVSFRPLRHNDITRAEDLGLALIGPDELKDLKKHLTDWFAQAGGSDGI, encoded by the coding sequence ATGGCTGTACACGTTGGTATCATTGATCAGGACCCTGTCAGACTGGTGACCCCTCTCCTCGATCTGCGTACCGTCAGCACTCATATCGTGTTTATCGGTGATGAGTCACAACGCGATATGTATCAAAGACTTCATTCTGTGCTTGCCCAGCGTGATATCACTTCCGAACTGTTTGTCATCCCCTCTGTTGTCGATACTCGTTTGATCAAACAATCTATTCAGACCTTAGCTGAAGATCTCAAAAGCCGTGGGGAAGATGTCAAACTGAACGCCAGTTGTGGCCTTCGTCATCGCTTGCTTTCAGTTTACGAAGTGTTTCGTACCTACCACTGGCCTATTTTCGTTGTTGAACCAAACAGCGACAAGCTTTGCTGGCTCTACCCTGATGGCCGTGAAGATAGTCAGGTGGAAGACCGCATCACTGTGGCAGATTACCTCACGATTTTCGGCGCTCGCGGCGAGTTTAATGAAGTCGAGCTTCCTCCTCAACTTGACCAAAAACTGCATGAGTTGGGCGAACGCTGGGCGAGTCACGCTTTGGAATTAGGCCCTGGTTTGGCGACTTTAAACTATCTCGCGACGACATGCCGCAAAGAGCAAAAGCTGGATGTAGAGTTATCTGAAAAGCAGCAAGGCTATCGCGAGCTGAATATGCTGCTAGCAGATTTAGTGGAAGCGCAGATCGCCACTTACGAAAACGGCATTCTTACCTTTGCCAATGAAGACGCTCGTCGTTTCTCTAATGGTGAATGGTTAGAGACACTGGTTCACAGCACCGTCAAACAGATCCAAGATGATATGCCCACCATTCAAGACCACTCGCTCAATGTTCAGGTCTATCGTCAACTTGGCGAGCGTGAAGTGCGTAATGAGCTTGATGTCGCCTCTGTGGTTAACAATAAACTACACATCATCGAATGTAAGACGAAGGGCATGCGTGACGACGGTGACGATACACTTTATAAGCTTGAATCACTGCGTGATCTACTCGGTGGCCTACAGGCAAGAGCCATGTTGGTGAGCTTCCGTCCACTGCGTCACAACGATATTACCCGTGCAGAGGATCTTGGCTTAGCGCTGATCGGCCCAGATGAATTGAAAGATTTGAAAAAGCATCTCACAGATTGGTTTGCACAAGCAGGTGGTAGCGACGGGATCTAA
- a CDS encoding methyl-accepting chemotaxis protein has product MQGSVIKRMYAGFALIIVLFAVTVTIMTNGMNQIHSNFETVSKNSLPLVSLSNQTSVELLSADKSFKDFLTTQNQDRMTQMRSEFGKSQTEFNQTLNALENASKAYPALAEPLAQLREIENSYFAEANEAMNNYEAMFAAQAEVQKSSRRFQKLHTELTVGMKEYVDDQSSISVKVMAKSYFIKLKDAEVITSDALASSDLDFVKKAVNKNKKAVTHLNYAYRGLTTQLPSLKDVFNASVEQFTQDVGQKGGVLDQHASYLEAKAALYDNIANLAVKVDSAMRLLETFTTTATDNLNTSLVEAGEVYDQGLLKAIVIGIAVTIFAAAVGYHIAHSVREPLTRILSTLEGLANGDMTQRIEIRYNNEFSRVSGHINTLADSLHDILVRLNDAAENLTDTAANNERTSSNAQNQLNAQREQTASVATAMTEMSHSVQEVAQSAQGSLEMVQKVESASESGRTIMSSNISTINQLETRLNESVSAVSELQRMSGQIGSILDVIRNIAEQTNLLALNAAIEAARAGEQGRGFAVVADEVRVLASKTTQSTTEIESMISNLQSSSQSASHVIQSCMSDMEMSVEQASKANGAMEEIQALIIEISQMSTHISQAAAEQSETSTSIARSLEDINNIADRSYHAMAEIAATSENLSSLASQQTELVHRFKL; this is encoded by the coding sequence ATGCAAGGCTCAGTCATTAAAAGGATGTATGCCGGCTTCGCGCTGATAATCGTCTTGTTTGCCGTTACAGTCACCATTATGACCAATGGCATGAATCAAATTCATTCCAACTTCGAAACCGTTTCGAAAAATTCACTGCCTTTGGTTTCGTTATCCAACCAAACCAGTGTTGAGTTGTTATCTGCGGATAAATCTTTTAAAGATTTTCTCACCACGCAGAACCAAGATCGCATGACGCAGATGCGCAGCGAATTTGGTAAATCGCAGACTGAGTTTAATCAAACGCTCAACGCACTGGAAAACGCGAGCAAGGCCTACCCTGCACTCGCAGAGCCTTTAGCTCAACTCAGAGAAATTGAAAACAGCTACTTTGCTGAAGCCAATGAAGCAATGAACAACTATGAAGCGATGTTTGCTGCACAAGCAGAAGTGCAAAAATCGTCACGTCGCTTCCAAAAACTTCACACCGAACTGACGGTTGGTATGAAAGAGTACGTCGATGACCAATCCAGCATTTCTGTCAAAGTGATGGCAAAAAGCTATTTCATTAAGTTGAAAGATGCTGAAGTGATCACCTCGGATGCACTGGCCAGTTCTGATCTTGATTTCGTTAAGAAAGCAGTGAACAAGAACAAGAAAGCGGTCACTCACCTTAATTACGCTTATCGAGGCCTCACGACCCAACTGCCATCACTGAAAGATGTGTTCAATGCATCTGTCGAGCAGTTCACTCAGGACGTAGGTCAAAAAGGTGGGGTGTTGGATCAACACGCCAGCTACCTTGAAGCCAAAGCGGCTTTGTATGACAACATCGCCAACCTAGCGGTCAAAGTTGACTCTGCGATGCGTCTGTTGGAAACCTTCACTACAACAGCAACCGACAACCTCAACACCTCTTTGGTTGAAGCGGGTGAAGTGTACGACCAAGGCTTGCTAAAAGCGATTGTGATTGGTATTGCGGTGACCATTTTTGCCGCCGCTGTGGGCTATCACATTGCCCACAGCGTTCGTGAGCCGTTAACACGTATTCTTTCCACCTTGGAAGGGCTTGCCAACGGTGATATGACGCAGCGTATCGAAATTCGTTACAACAACGAGTTCAGCCGAGTGAGTGGCCACATCAATACGCTGGCAGATAGCCTGCACGACATTTTGGTGAGACTGAATGATGCGGCGGAAAATCTGACCGACACCGCAGCAAACAATGAACGCACCTCGAGCAACGCGCAAAACCAACTGAATGCTCAACGCGAGCAAACCGCTAGCGTTGCCACGGCAATGACCGAAATGAGTCACTCCGTTCAAGAAGTGGCCCAGAGCGCGCAAGGTTCGTTGGAAATGGTGCAAAAAGTGGAATCGGCGTCTGAATCTGGCCGTACCATCATGAGCAGCAACATCTCCACCATCAATCAATTGGAGACTCGCCTAAACGAATCGGTCAGCGCAGTTTCTGAGTTACAACGCATGAGCGGTCAAATTGGCTCGATTCTCGATGTGATTCGCAACATTGCAGAACAAACCAATCTCCTTGCCCTCAACGCGGCGATTGAAGCAGCGCGTGCGGGCGAGCAAGGCCGTGGCTTTGCGGTGGTTGCCGACGAAGTTCGAGTACTCGCATCGAAGACCACCCAATCAACCACTGAAATTGAATCAATGATCAGCAATCTGCAGTCCAGCTCGCAGTCGGCAAGTCATGTGATTCAAAGTTGTATGAGTGATATGGAGATGTCGGTTGAACAAGCCTCGAAAGCCAACGGCGCGATGGAAGAAATTCAGGCGTTGATCATCGAAATCAGCCAAATGAGTACGCACATTTCACAAGCGGCCGCAGAACAGAGCGAAACATCGACCTCTATTGCACGTAGCTTGGAAGACATCAATAACATCGCCGATCGCAGTTACCATGCGATGGCGGAAATCGCGGCCACCAGCGAAAACTTGTCTAGCTTAGCAAGCCAGCAAACGGAGCTTGTTCACCGTTTCAAGTTGTAA
- the hinT gene encoding purine nucleoside phosphoramidase, which yields MAEETIFSKIIRKEIPAQILFQDDLVTAFRDINPRAPKHILIIPNKLIPTVNDVEADDEAMMGRMFTVAKQLAKEEGIAEEGYRLIVNCNAHGGQEVYHIHMHLVGGKPLGPMLLG from the coding sequence ATGGCCGAAGAAACTATCTTTAGCAAAATCATTCGCAAGGAAATTCCTGCTCAGATCCTTTTCCAAGATGATCTTGTCACCGCATTTCGTGACATCAACCCACGAGCACCGAAGCACATCCTAATTATTCCAAATAAACTCATTCCGACAGTGAATGATGTTGAGGCGGATGATGAAGCGATGATGGGCCGCATGTTCACTGTCGCAAAACAGTTGGCCAAAGAAGAGGGCATCGCGGAAGAAGGCTACCGTCTCATCGTGAACTGTAATGCGCATGGTGGCCAAGAGGTTTATCACATCCATATGCATTTAGTGGGTGGTAAGCCACTGGGTCCAATGTTATTGGGCTAA
- a CDS encoding COG3014 family protein, which yields MKQYRKLVGVFAATLIMSGCANMSAGNLFSHYSEQNRSVYQAVKSGDYAQAQELQSEGVAGDILDNMEKGRIAFLSADYPESKKALEASDVAVRKWQDLAKVSLSQTATSVGSLAVNDNLNNYTPADYELGFLHLYLGLNYLQQNSLEGALVEMRRANQVQEAARKAREDDLQSAERDMQKNGMSTNLGSVLANYPDAGKTLQSVQNGYLFFLSGLLYEASKDLNGAYVDYRRALAVSPNNPAVIERTMLVAKKLGMREDLAKLEKRYGKQNDTFAGEQGRVIVIEEQGVVEALQGWRIDLPVYDSRGIGALYSLALPYYPSQNYQRFSPLRLNQQKLESQLLADVDQMAKYDLSERLPSMVIRQALRVVAKDQLRKEAAKGDDVGNLLFNVWNALTEQPDTRSWQTLPARVNVMSEVVSSGEQTLTSGDKDYQFMVADKQTTLVWISRQGTHQTIWHKQLGRL from the coding sequence GTGAAGCAATACCGGAAATTAGTCGGAGTATTTGCCGCGACCCTGATCATGTCGGGATGCGCCAATATGTCCGCCGGTAACCTTTTCAGCCACTATAGTGAACAAAACCGCTCCGTCTATCAGGCGGTAAAAAGCGGCGATTACGCGCAAGCGCAAGAATTGCAAAGTGAGGGTGTTGCTGGCGACATTCTCGACAATATGGAAAAAGGACGCATTGCGTTCTTATCGGCAGATTACCCTGAAAGTAAGAAAGCGCTAGAAGCAAGCGACGTGGCGGTGAGAAAGTGGCAAGATTTGGCCAAAGTGTCTTTATCGCAAACGGCAACTAGTGTGGGCTCGCTGGCGGTCAACGATAATCTCAACAACTACACACCGGCAGATTACGAACTGGGCTTTCTCCATTTGTATCTCGGTTTGAACTACCTTCAGCAGAACAGCTTGGAGGGTGCATTGGTTGAAATGCGTCGCGCTAATCAAGTCCAGGAAGCCGCGCGTAAAGCACGTGAAGACGATCTCCAGTCTGCTGAGCGCGATATGCAAAAAAATGGCATGTCGACCAACTTGGGCAGCGTGTTGGCGAATTACCCTGATGCAGGGAAAACCTTGCAATCGGTGCAAAATGGCTATCTGTTTTTCCTCTCGGGTCTTTTGTATGAAGCCTCAAAAGATCTCAATGGTGCTTATGTTGATTACCGCAGAGCGTTAGCGGTGAGTCCCAATAACCCCGCGGTGATTGAAAGAACCATGCTGGTGGCGAAAAAGCTGGGCATGCGTGAAGATTTGGCCAAATTAGAAAAACGCTACGGTAAGCAAAACGACACCTTTGCAGGTGAACAAGGCCGCGTGATTGTTATTGAAGAGCAAGGGGTTGTTGAAGCGCTCCAAGGCTGGCGAATAGATTTACCTGTCTATGACAGTCGAGGCATTGGCGCACTGTATTCTCTCGCGCTGCCTTATTACCCAAGCCAAAATTATCAGCGCTTTTCCCCATTGCGTTTGAATCAACAGAAACTGGAAAGCCAGTTGTTGGCAGATGTCGATCAGATGGCGAAGTACGATTTAAGTGAGCGTTTGCCTTCGATGGTGATTCGCCAGGCATTGCGCGTGGTGGCCAAAGATCAACTGCGTAAAGAAGCCGCTAAAGGCGATGATGTCGGCAATCTGTTGTTTAACGTTTGGAACGCGTTAACAGAGCAACCGGATACTCGTAGCTGGCAAACCTTACCAGCAAGAGTCAATGTAATGAGTGAAGTTGTCTCATCGGGTGAGCAAACATTGACATCCGGTGACAAAGATTACCAGTTCATGGTCGCAGACAAACAGACGACTTTGGTCTGGATTTCCCGTCAGGGAACTCACCAAACCATATGGCACAAACAATTAGGGAGGCTGTAA
- a CDS encoding YcfL family protein, with product MRAWIISALVLLGLAGCAENTAGMRVDGETQHVFFHDNVLGGRLLVDDIATTQVDDRARAVVRLTSNFKGDQNILYRFAWYDDNGLEVNTKPGPWRQAIVRGFESITLSEVTVNPNGTQYRLQIRAANE from the coding sequence ATGAGAGCTTGGATTATTTCGGCACTGGTTTTGCTTGGCTTAGCAGGCTGTGCAGAGAATACGGCGGGAATGCGAGTCGATGGTGAAACGCAACACGTCTTTTTCCACGACAATGTACTGGGTGGTAGACTATTGGTCGATGACATCGCCACGACGCAAGTGGATGATCGCGCCCGTGCGGTTGTGCGTCTAACCAGCAATTTTAAAGGTGATCAGAACATCCTTTATCGCTTTGCTTGGTACGATGACAATGGTCTAGAGGTGAACACCAAGCCAGGCCCTTGGCGTCAAGCCATTGTGCGTGGTTTTGAATCTATTACCCTTTCGGAAGTAACGGTGAATCCGAATGGCACTCAATATCGCTTGCAAATCCGTGCAGCAAATGAATAA
- the lpoB gene encoding penicillin-binding protein activator LpoB has protein sequence MNKGVVALLGLAVLLGGCSNRVSYGDAQATETTTIDFGSTDLQTIAGQMVDSMMMSGSVAAITRDSRPIVFVERIKNKTSEHIDTESITDTISTKMLNSGKFRFVDMDRVEAVREQLNFQNNDELVNQSTAIQFGKMVGAQYMLYGNLSSIVKNDGSDKDVYYKMTMRLMDLETGLIEWADETEIRKQQSKSLLGL, from the coding sequence ATGAATAAAGGTGTTGTCGCCTTACTAGGCTTAGCTGTTTTACTGGGTGGTTGTTCTAACCGAGTTTCTTATGGTGATGCGCAAGCTACTGAAACCACCACCATCGACTTTGGTTCGACGGACTTACAAACCATCGCAGGTCAAATGGTGGATAGCATGATGATGTCTGGCTCTGTGGCAGCGATTACGCGCGACAGTCGCCCAATTGTGTTTGTTGAACGCATTAAAAACAAAACCAGTGAGCATATTGATACGGAATCCATCACTGACACCATTTCAACCAAAATGCTTAACTCAGGTAAGTTCCGTTTTGTCGACATGGATCGTGTAGAAGCGGTACGTGAACAACTGAACTTCCAAAACAATGATGAGCTTGTGAACCAATCTACCGCGATTCAGTTTGGTAAAATGGTCGGCGCTCAATACATGTTATACGGTAATTTGTCGAGCATCGTGAAAAACGACGGCAGCGACAAAGACGTGTACTACAAAATGACCATGCGCTTAATGGATCTGGAAACCGGTTTAATTGAGTGGGCGGATGAAACTGAAATCCGTAAGCAGCAGTCTAAGAGCTTGTTAGGACTATAA
- the thiK gene encoding thiamine kinase, with amino-acid sequence MAWFSWQQAKQLDPSLNAVGDFFVPAPMQVQTVTGGLTNRCWKINDHAGKSYVWRPASKVCQAFSISRYSEYQILNAIADLKLGPKPVLVNEHGVLVEWLEGETMRDGVAPDTLLKTAIKIHQFDAHTLPLAPFSYTARVDHYWMQLEGKYLGSEYENLYQQWRSAPSVTPLPVALCHFDLGGYNMVKGPDGVKVIDWEYAALADPRLDLTLTIQLSGEDWFEMVCRYCQLREIDEVEVWIEGVKAWQPRTTMMAMLWYLLAHKIWGDDEYLLTAKKMLHSLCHEDHCLHG; translated from the coding sequence ATGGCATGGTTTTCTTGGCAACAGGCAAAACAACTGGATCCGAGTTTAAACGCGGTAGGTGACTTTTTTGTACCAGCACCCATGCAGGTACAAACGGTGACTGGCGGTTTAACCAACCGATGTTGGAAAATCAACGATCACGCAGGCAAATCTTACGTTTGGAGGCCGGCAAGCAAAGTTTGTCAGGCCTTTTCTATCTCTCGCTACAGTGAATACCAAATACTCAATGCCATTGCCGATTTAAAGCTCGGCCCAAAGCCTGTGCTGGTCAATGAGCATGGCGTCTTAGTGGAATGGCTAGAAGGTGAGACGATGCGTGATGGGGTTGCGCCCGACACCTTACTTAAAACCGCGATCAAAATTCATCAGTTTGATGCTCACACCCTACCTTTGGCGCCGTTTAGTTATACCGCTCGAGTAGATCACTATTGGATGCAATTAGAAGGGAAGTATCTGGGCAGCGAATACGAGAACCTCTACCAACAGTGGCGCAGCGCTCCATCTGTCACCCCACTGCCTGTTGCCCTTTGTCATTTCGATTTAGGTGGATACAACATGGTGAAAGGGCCGGACGGGGTAAAAGTGATCGATTGGGAATATGCGGCATTGGCGGATCCTCGCTTAGATTTAACTCTGACGATTCAGCTCTCCGGTGAAGATTGGTTTGAAATGGTCTGCCGTTACTGCCAACTTCGCGAGATTGACGAGGTTGAGGTGTGGATTGAGGGGGTTAAAGCATGGCAACCAAGAACGACTATGATGGCCATGTTGTGGTATCTACTTGCACACAAAATCTGGGGTGATGATGAATATTTGCTCACTGCCAAAAAAATGCTTCACTCATTATGCCATGAGGATCACTGTTTGCACGGTTGA
- the ycfP gene encoding alpha/beta hydrolase YcfP, with protein MIIYLHGFDSTSPGNHEKVLQLQFIDPDVRFINYSTLHPKHDMQHLLKEVHKAIEQSNDPEPIICGVGLGGFWSERIGFLCGIKQVIFNPNLHPENNMAGRIDRPEEYEDIATKCVEQFRMKNKGRCLVILSRDDEIHDNSKTAQALENYYEVVWDDKETHKFKKISQHLQKMKAFKESN; from the coding sequence ATGATTATCTACCTTCACGGTTTCGACTCAACAAGCCCAGGTAACCACGAAAAAGTATTGCAACTGCAGTTTATCGATCCAGACGTGCGTTTCATTAACTACAGCACGCTTCATCCGAAACACGATATGCAGCACTTGTTAAAAGAAGTGCATAAAGCGATTGAACAATCAAATGATCCTGAACCGATTATTTGTGGCGTTGGTCTCGGCGGTTTTTGGTCCGAGCGCATCGGTTTTCTTTGCGGTATCAAGCAAGTCATTTTTAACCCGAATCTTCATCCAGAAAACAACATGGCAGGCCGCATTGACCGTCCGGAAGAGTATGAAGATATTGCAACCAAATGTGTCGAACAGTTTCGTATGAAGAACAAAGGTCGCTGTTTAGTGATCTTGTCACGTGATGATGAAATCCACGACAACAGCAAAACAGCACAAGCGCTGGAGAATTACTACGAAGTGGTGTGGGATGATAAAGAAACCCATAAATTCAAAAAGATATCTCAGCACTTGCAGAAGATGAAAGCATTTAAAGAAAGCAACTGA
- a CDS encoding NAD(P)/FAD-dependent oxidoreductase, which translates to MTRIIVVGGGAGGLELATKLGRTLGRKRRAQITLVDRKASHLWKPLLHEVATGSLDEGVDALSYRAHAKNHCFDFQMGSLENIDRERKVVILSELKDEHGELLMPSRELEYDLLVLAIGSTSNDFNTPGVREHCIFLDSPEQAHRFRHEMNNQFLKLHAKNGHGTVDIAIVGAGATGVELSAELHNAIKELRTYGFGDLDSSKLNVNLVEAGERILPALPPRISSAAHSELVKLGVNVRTATMVTKAEADGLTTKDGEKIPAQIMVWAAGIKAPDFMKDIAGLETNRINQLVVKNTLQTTRDDDIFVIGDLAQCTQADGKFVPPRAQAAHQMASHAFSNIIAKLNGRELKDYVYKDHGSLVSLSRFSTVGSLMGNLTKGSMMVEGRIARVVYISLYRMHQMALHGIFKTGLMMLVGRINRVLRPNLKLH; encoded by the coding sequence GTGACACGAATTATCGTTGTTGGTGGCGGTGCTGGTGGCCTAGAGTTGGCAACCAAATTAGGTCGCACATTAGGTCGTAAAAGACGTGCTCAAATCACCCTAGTGGATCGCAAGGCGAGCCATTTATGGAAGCCATTGCTGCATGAAGTGGCGACAGGCTCTCTTGATGAAGGGGTTGATGCGCTAAGCTACCGTGCTCATGCCAAAAACCACTGTTTCGATTTCCAAATGGGCAGCCTAGAGAACATCGACCGTGAACGTAAGGTTGTGATTCTAAGTGAATTAAAAGACGAGCACGGCGAGCTATTGATGCCAAGCCGTGAGCTCGAATACGATCTATTGGTTCTCGCGATTGGCTCAACATCAAATGACTTCAACACCCCAGGTGTACGTGAGCACTGTATCTTCCTTGATAGCCCAGAGCAGGCGCACCGTTTCCGTCATGAAATGAACAATCAGTTCCTTAAACTGCACGCGAAAAATGGTCACGGCACTGTCGATATTGCCATTGTTGGCGCAGGCGCTACCGGCGTTGAGCTTTCTGCGGAATTGCACAATGCCATTAAAGAGCTGCGTACTTACGGTTTTGGCGATCTCGATTCAAGTAAACTGAATGTCAATCTTGTCGAAGCGGGCGAACGAATTCTTCCTGCATTGCCACCGCGCATTTCCTCCGCTGCACACAGTGAATTGGTGAAGCTAGGGGTGAATGTGCGTACCGCAACCATGGTGACAAAGGCTGAAGCGGATGGATTGACCACTAAAGATGGAGAGAAGATCCCTGCACAAATCATGGTTTGGGCTGCAGGTATCAAAGCGCCTGATTTCATGAAAGACATTGCGGGCTTGGAAACCAACCGCATTAACCAGCTTGTAGTGAAAAATACGCTGCAAACCACGCGCGATGACGATATTTTCGTGATCGGTGATTTGGCTCAGTGTACTCAAGCGGATGGCAAGTTTGTGCCGCCACGCGCGCAAGCGGCGCACCAAATGGCGAGCCATGCCTTTAGTAACATCATCGCAAAACTCAATGGCCGTGAGCTCAAAGATTACGTGTATAAAGATCATGGTTCATTGGTTTCACTCAGCCGCTTCTCTACCGTGGGTAGCTTAATGGGCAACTTGACCAAAGGCTCAATGATGGTGGAAGGCCGTATCGCGCGCGTTGTGTATATTTCGCTGTACCGCATGCATCAAATGGCGCTGCACGGTATTTTCAAAACGGGTTTGATGATGCTGGTTGGCCGAATCAACCGTGTACTACGTCCAAACTTGAAACTTCACTAA
- a CDS encoding GNAT family N-acetyltransferase gives MSPDFHIVTQRVTLRLIEAERASELARLIRRSTSLHQWIDWCHPNYSEKEAQSFLLMTRLNWVKADAYGFGIFLKGSDELVGMVAINELYHTFNMASLGYWIADVHQRQGLAKEAMWALAEFCFAKLKLTRLEIVCALDNQASQKLIESCHAKQETIARNRFVFHDKPQDGVVYSLIPQDMH, from the coding sequence ATGAGTCCCGATTTCCATATCGTAACCCAACGAGTGACCTTACGTTTAATCGAAGCAGAGCGTGCGAGTGAGTTGGCGAGGTTAATTCGTCGTTCAACCTCTCTCCATCAATGGATCGATTGGTGTCACCCGAATTACAGCGAAAAAGAAGCGCAAAGCTTTCTTCTCATGACACGTTTGAACTGGGTAAAAGCCGATGCGTATGGGTTTGGCATATTTCTCAAAGGCAGTGACGAGCTGGTTGGCATGGTGGCCATCAATGAGCTTTACCATACCTTCAACATGGCCAGTCTCGGCTATTGGATCGCTGATGTTCATCAGCGCCAAGGGCTAGCCAAAGAAGCCATGTGGGCACTGGCGGAGTTTTGCTTTGCCAAACTCAAACTAACCCGATTGGAAATTGTGTGCGCGCTTGATAACCAAGCTAGCCAGAAACTGATTGAATCTTGTCATGCAAAACAAGAGACCATCGCCCGTAATCGCTTTGTTTTTCACGACAAACCACAAGATGGTGTGGTCTATTCATTGATTCCCCAAGATATGCATTAA